A region from the Rhodamnia argentea isolate NSW1041297 chromosome 7, ASM2092103v1, whole genome shotgun sequence genome encodes:
- the LOC115756238 gene encoding ABC transporter B family member 4-like isoform X2: MSMERSSNVDIEVPVATSSMSRAEAKDRPAKNKEDEKTNKVPFYKLFLFADFTDVVLMLVGTMGAVGNGLGLPLMAVLFGQLIDSFGTNQNNRNLVHLVSKVSLRFIYLAVFTGVTAFLQVTFWMVTGERQATRIRGLYLRTILRQDIAFFDKETNTGEVVGRMSGDTVLIQDAMGEKVGKFIQLMSTFIGGFVVAFIKGWLLTLVMLSSIPPLVVSGGLMSLIIAKMASRGQSAYAKAANVVEQTIGSIRTVASFTGEKLAIANYNEFLEDAYKSGVREGMAAGLGLGTALLIVFCSYAFAIWFGGKMILEKGYTGGEVLNVIMAVLAGSMSLGQASPCMTAFAAGQAAAFKMFETIKRKPEIDSCDTSGKTLDKIRGDIEFKDVYFSYPARPDELIFNGFSLYIPNGTTAALVGQSGSGKSTVVSLIERFYDPRAGEVLIDSINLKEFQLKWIRSKIGLVSQEPVLFASSIRDNIAYGKENATVEEIRASVELANAAKFIDKLPKGLDTMVGEHGTQLSGGQKQRVAIARAILKDPRILLLDEATSALDAESERIVQEALDRIMGNRTTVIVAHCLSTVRNANMIAVIHQGKIVERGTHSELLKDPDGPYSQLIHLQQVNSDQHQATDDQNKPEHFLDGRQLSQRMSLGSISRISSGVGNSSRHSFSISFGLPPGFNVPDGSPVNPESSSLEKTEKAVEVSVLRLAYLNKPEVPELLIGSIFAIIAGVIFPIFGILLSTVIKTFYEVPHKLRKDSKFWALMFIILGLVSLVAYPARTYFFSIAGCRLIQRIRSMCFEKVVHMEVAWFDEPKHASGVIGARLSADAVTVRALVGDALSQLVQSCACAVAGLVIAFAACWQLALIVLVLLPLIFANGYVQVKFMKGFSADAKMMYEEASQVASNAVGSIRTVASFCSEEKIMQLYAKKCEGPMKAGIRQGLISGAGFGLSFFSLFAVYSTCFYAGARLVQEGKTTFSQVFRVFLALTNAAIAITQSSSLTQDSTKARSATASVFEIINRESKLDPSDESGETLDNLKGEIELHHISFKYPSRPDVQIFKDLSLTIHAGKTVALVGESGSGKSTVISLLQRFYDPDFGHITLDGIEIQKLQLKWLRQQMGLVSQEPVLFNDTIRANIAYGKGGEATEAEILTASELANAHMFISSSQQGYDTLVGDRGVQLSGGQKQRVAIARAIVKDPKILLLDEATSALDAESERVVQDALDKVMVNRTTVIVAHRLSTIRNADVITVVKNGMIVEKGKHDSLINIKDGFYASLVALHMSAASS, encoded by the exons ATGTCTATGGAGCGCAGCTCGAACGTGGATATAGAAGTACCTGTGGCTACTAGTTCGATGAGTCGTGCAGAGGCCAAGGACAGACCTgcaaagaacaaagaagatgaGAAAACCAATAAAGTTCCATTTTACAAGCTGTTCTTGTTCGCAGATTTCACTGACGTGGTTTTGATGCTTGTGGGTACAATGGGTGCTGTTGGCAATGGCTTAGGATTGCCCCTCATGGCAGTGCTTTTTGGGCAGTTGATTGATTCATTTGGAACTAACCAGAACAACAGAAATTTGGTACATCTTGTTTCCAAG GTATCTCTGAGGTTTATCTATTTGGCAGTGTTTACTGGTGTGACTGCATTTCTTC AGGTGACTTTCTGGATGGTCACGGGAGAGAGACAGGCCACTCGAATAAGGGGATTGTATCTGCGGACGATCCTGAGACAGGACATTGCCTTTTTCGATAAGGAAACAAACACAGGAGAGGTTGTGGGAAGAATGTCTGGTGATACCGTTCTTATACAAGATGCCATGGGCGAGAAG GTAGGAAAATTCATACAGCTCATGTCGACATTCATTGGAGGATTCGTCGTAGCATTCATTAAAGGGTGGCTACTTACTTTGGTCATGTTATCATCCATTCCTCCACTTGTGGTTTCTGGTGGCCTCATGTCACTGATCATAGCCAAGATGGCCTCAAGGGGACAAAGTGCTTATGCGAAAGCGGCAAATGTCGTTGAACAAACAATTGGGTCAATTAGAACT GTAGCATCATTTACTGGGGAAAAGCTGGCAATAGCAAATTACAATGAGTTCCTTGAGGATGCATACAAGTCGGGAGTTCGCGAAGGCATGGCCGCTGGATTAGGTCTTGGTACAGCCTTGTTGATTGTCTTCTGCAGTTACGCATTCGCAATATGGTTCGGAGGAAAGATGATTCTGGAAAAAGGATATACCGGGGGTGAAGTACTGAATGTCATCATGGCTGTCTTAGCTGGTTCGAT GTCCTTAGGACAGGCGTCTCCGTGCATGACTGCATTTGCCGCTGGTCAAGCCGCAGCATTTAAGATGTTTGAGACCATCAAAAGGAAGCCCGAGATCGATTCTTGCGACACCAGTGGCAAGACGTTGGACAAAATTCGTGGAGACATCGAATTTAAGGATGTCTACTTCAGCTACCCGGCCAGACCAGATGAGCTGATATTCAACGGATTCTCTCTTTACATACCAAACGGGACAACTGCGGCCTTGGTTGGACAAAGTGGAAGTGGAAAGTCCACTGTTGTCAGTCTTATAGAGAGGTTCTACGATCCGCGAGCAGGTGAAGTGCTCATCGACAGCATAAACCTGAAGGAGTTTCAGCTCAAATGGATACGGAGTAAGATCGGCCTTGTGAGCCAGGAACCCGTGTTGTTTGCCTCAAGCATCAGGGATAATATTGCGTACGGAAAAGAGAATGCCACTGTCGAAGAGATAAGAGCCTCTGTTGAACTAGCCAATGCGGCTAAATTCATTGATAAATTGCCCAAG GGACTGGACACGATGGTGGGTGAACATGGTACTCAGCTCTCTGGAGGACAGAAGCAAAGAGTTGCCATTGCCAGAGCAATTCTAAAAGATCCTAGGATTTTGCTTTTAGACGAGGCCACAAGCGCCCTTGATGCAGAATCAGAGAGGATAGTACAAGAGGCATTGGACAGGATAATGGGTAATCGAACCACTGTCATTGTAGCACACTGTTTGAGCACCGTCAGGAACGCTAATATGATCGCTGTCATTCATCAAGGAAAGATAGTGGAGAGAG GGACACACTCGGAACTGCTAAAAGATCCCGATGGACCATATAGCCAGCTAATACACCTCCAGCAAGTAAACTCAGACCAACACCAAGCGACAGATGACCAAAACAAACCAGAACATTTCCTTGACGGTAGACAATTGAGTCAAAGAATGTCCTTGGGATCCATAAGTCGGATATCATCGGGTGTGGGAAATAGCAGCCGCCATTCCTTCTCTATCTCGTTTGGACTGCCCCCGGGGTTCAATGTCCCCGATGGTTCACCTGTAAATCCAGAGTCCTCTTCTTtggagaaaacagaaaaagctGTGGAAGTTTCTGTTCTTCGGCTCGCATATCTTAATAAGCCAGAAGTTCCCGAGCTACTGATAGGATCTATATTTGCAATCATTGCAGGTGTAATATTCCCCATTTTTGGCATACTATTATCTACTGTGATCAAGACATTTTATGAAGTACCTCATAAACTAAGGAAAGATTCAAAGTTTTGGGCATTGATGTTTATTATTCTTGGCCTGGTATCATTAGTAGCATATCCAGCGAGGACATACTTCTTCTCGATAGCAGGTTGCAGATTAATCCagcggataagatcaatgtgTTTTGAGAAAGTAGTGCACATGGAGGTGGCCTGGTTCGATGAGCCGAAGCATGCCAGTGGTGTCATTGGCGCAAGACTATCAGCAGATGCAGTAACAGTGCGGGCCCTAGTTGGGGATGCATTATCCCAGCTCGTTCAAAGCTGCGCATGTGCAGTTGCTGGTTTAGTCATCGCTTTTGCAGCTTGCTGGCAATTGGCGCTCATCGTCCTTGTATTGCTCCCTCTGATATTTGCTAATGGATACGTCCAAGTAAAATTCATGAAAGGTTTCAGCGCAGACGCCAAG ATGATGTACGAAGAAGCCAGTCAAGTAGCTAGCAATGCAGTTGGAAGCATCAGGACAGTTGCTTCTTTTTGTTCTGAAGAAAAGATCATGCAACTATATGCCAAGAAATGCGAAGGACCGATGAAAGCGGGCATTAGGCAAGGTTTGATTAGTGGAGCAGGGTTTGGCCTATCTTTCTTCTCACTTTTTGCAGTCTACAGCACCTGCTTCTATGCTGGAGCTCGACTTGTCCAGGAAGGCAAGACAACCTTTTCACAAGTTTTCCGT GTGTTTTTAGCCCTGACTAATGCGGCCATTGCAATTACTCAGTCAAGTTCCCTCACTCAGGACTCCACCAAAGCCAGGAGTGCAACTGCCTCAGTTTTCGAAATCATCAACAGAGAATCGAAATTAGACCCAAGTGATGAGTCCGGAGAAACACTAGATAATTTGAAGGGAGAAATAGAGCTTCATCACATCAGCTTCAAGTATCCTTCTCGCCCGGAtgtacaaattttcaaagatctTAGCTTGACCATTCATGCCGGCAAA ACAGTTGCTTTAGTAGGAGAGAGTGGGAGTGGGAAATCGACTGTAATATCTCTGTTGCAACGGTTTTATGACCCTGATTTTGGTCATATCACGCTTGATGGGATCGAAATTCAGAAGCTACAATTAAAGTGGCTTAGGCAGCAGATGGGCCTCGTGAGCCAAGAACCAGTTCTGTTCAATGACACAATCCGTGCCAATATAGCCTATGGAAAGGGTGGAGAGGCAACAGAAGCAGAGATACTGACTGCATCAGAGTTGGCAAATGCCCATATGTTCATCAGCAGTTCGCAACAG GGTTATGATACATTGGTGGGCGATCGTGGAGTCCAGTTATCCGGTGGGCAGAAGCAGCGGGTGGCCATTGCACGTGCTATAGTGAAGGATCCGAAGATACTCCTTCTAGACGAGGCTACTAGTGCATTGGATGCTGAATCCGAACGAGTGGTTCAAGATGCATTAGACAAAGTCATGGTCAACAGAACTACGGTTATAGTTGCGCATAGATTATCAACAATAAGAAATGCAGACGTGATCACAGTGGTAAAAAATGGAATGATCGTCGAGAAAGGAAAGCATGACTCTCTGATTAATATCAAAGACGGTTTCTACGCGTCCTTGGTTGCTCTTCACATGAGCGCAGCGTCATCATAA